CCGGCTAGCAACGCCCGACCCGTTGATCCCGTCGCCGACCGTGATCTGGACCCGGCGCGGCGAAGCCGATACCCGAAAGTTCGTTGATAATGTGATCCGAGACTGGCACCGTTCCGGCTCTCTGCTGCGCCTGGGGCAGCATTATGGCGTGCCGGACGAGTATTTCCGCGCCGCCAACGCCAAAGCGCAGCGAGGCGAATTCGACGCCGCGCCGCCGGAGCCGGAGCCGACTTTCTGAGTTCGGTTCGCGTAGCAAGGAGGATGAGACGATGTATTCTGGGCAGTTGATTGACGCTTTCCTGACCGGGTTGGTGGGGTTTTTTAAACCACTGGGCCTGAACTATGCATTTGTACTGGACCCCGTTGACCGGGCCGCGTTTTTGAGCGGCATGGGCGTATCCCTTGAACTTTGTTTGCTGACTATTCCGTTCAGCCTGCTGATGGGGGTGCTCATCGCAGCGGCGCTCACCAGCCAGATGCGCTGGCTGACCGCGCCGGTCAGCGCTTTTGTCGAACTGGTGCGTAATACGCCGACGCTAGTGCAGCTGTATTGCGCCTTTCTGGTGCTCAATATGCTGATTACCCAGCATATCAGTCAGGGCAGCAACCCGATATCGCCGTTGATGTGGGTCGTGTTAGTGGTGTCGGTGCATAAGGCAGTGTTCCATGCCGAAGCGCTGCGCGCCGGCATTGAGGCGGTGGCGCCGGTTACGCTGGAGGCCGCCCGCGCCATGGCCTTCAGCCGACGGCAAATCTTCTGGTATATGCAACTGCCGTTAGCCGTGCGTTTTTCTCTGCCGGCGCTCGTCAATAATCTGGTGGATCTGGTTAAAATGACGGCCATCGCCTCGGCCATCGCCGTTGGCGACGTGACCTATCAGTCGATTATGATCTGGTCGCAGCGCGACAACGTACTGGAGCTAATCTTACTGATTCTGGTCTACTTTGCCGTGCTGACCTGGCTGGTCAGCGTCGCCGGGCGATGGCTGGAAAACCGCCTGAGGATGCCGGGCTATGGTCAATGATATCGTGGTGAAAAGTATCGCGCGGCCGGGCAAATGCCGCACGCTTATCGGCGCCGTGCTGTCTGATTTCTGGGCGATCGCGCTGCTGGCGATTGTGGCGGTCAATCTGCTGCTGGCAAACGCCGACAGCGCGCCGTTTGCCGTGACCCAGCTATGGCGCTGGCTGCCGGCGCTGTTTCAAGGGATAAGCGTCAACATCGTCATTAGCGCGCTGGCCATGCTGTTGGGCACGCTGCTGGGCGTGGCGGTGGGCGGCCTGTCGCTGGCGCCCTCGCGCCTGTTGCGCACGCTGACCCGGCTCTGGGTGCAGATTTTTCGCAACGCGCCGGTGCTGGTACTGATTTATTTCACCACCTATGTGTTTCCCTTCGAAATCGTTTTTCTGCACTGGTATATCCCTTTCCCCGATTGGGTTAAGGTGGTGATTGGACTTGGCCTGCCGGCCAGCGCCATCATCGCGGAGATTTTTCGCGGTGCGGTGCAGTCCATCCCCAGCGCCCAGTGGGAAACCGCGCAGTCGATGGCTTTTAGCCGTAATCAGATTTTTCGCTACGTCATTCTGCCGCAGTGCGTGCGCCGGATGCTGCCGCCGTGGATGAATGTGTATGCCAGCATCACCATGAGTACCTCGCTGGCTTCGCTGGTCGGCGTGCATGACGTGGTGGATATGGCCACTATTGCCAGTAATACCGTGGCGCGGGTTGATTTCACCATTCTGGTTTACTTCACGCTGCTGCTGTTTTTTTTCTACTATTGTTACCCGATCGCCCGCATGACTCGCCTGTTGGAAAAGCGTCTGATCGGGCGTTGAATCTCTCAGACGAGCGGTTGGCGCGACGACGGGATAAATCCAGGCTTGACGCCGCCGAGCGACGAAGGTTCGCCTCTTATCAGTAGAACGCATCAGGCGTTTTTTGTGCTTTCCCTCTCAGCTTCTATGCTTAATAGACTGGCGCTGGTTTCGACAGCCAGTCTCATCGGCATTTCAGTAGCTGGATTTGACGCCAATTCATCCAACACCGAGGAGAAAGATATGTATATTCAGAGCGCGGCTGAATATCCGCTTGTTGATACGATCCCTACCGACCCGATTCCTATCCCGGATCCGTTGCCCAAACCGCCGCCGATCCCCGATCCAGACCCGAAACCGATTATCGATCCGCCGCCATACCGGTGACGAACACGGTCATGCACTGTCGGTGCCTATTGGAGAGAT
This window of the Brenneria goodwinii genome carries:
- a CDS encoding amino acid ABC transporter permease; the encoded protein is MYSGQLIDAFLTGLVGFFKPLGLNYAFVLDPVDRAAFLSGMGVSLELCLLTIPFSLLMGVLIAAALTSQMRWLTAPVSAFVELVRNTPTLVQLYCAFLVLNMLITQHISQGSNPISPLMWVVLVVSVHKAVFHAEALRAGIEAVAPVTLEAARAMAFSRRQIFWYMQLPLAVRFSLPALVNNLVDLVKMTAIASAIAVGDVTYQSIMIWSQRDNVLELILLILVYFAVLTWLVSVAGRWLENRLRMPGYGQ
- a CDS encoding amino acid ABC transporter permease, encoding MVNDIVVKSIARPGKCRTLIGAVLSDFWAIALLAIVAVNLLLANADSAPFAVTQLWRWLPALFQGISVNIVISALAMLLGTLLGVAVGGLSLAPSRLLRTLTRLWVQIFRNAPVLVLIYFTTYVFPFEIVFLHWYIPFPDWVKVVIGLGLPASAIIAEIFRGAVQSIPSAQWETAQSMAFSRNQIFRYVILPQCVRRMLPPWMNVYASITMSTSLASLVGVHDVVDMATIASNTVARVDFTILVYFTLLLFFFYYCYPIARMTRLLEKRLIGR